TTTGGTGATGTGCTGGGATGAATTGATTGCAGATAGCATTCTTCAAAGTACGACTTGTCTAGTACATATTCAGCAGTATAACTAAAGGCTTGTGACATGATGACCTAATTTACGGCAGTTGATGGGCATGATTATCGCATAGTCATCAGTTTGCTCAAAGCCTGCTTAGTGGTGAAATAAAAGCGCCATGGTGATTCATTCACACATGGCTCATTTGTATCAACAACACTGACTGATTAAGGTCGTTATTCGTCTGTGGTGATAGCTTGCATTAATGTTGCCGACAATTGCTGCTGTTGTTCAGGGGTTAACTGCTGATCGTCTTTATTGGATAATAAAAATACATTGTCTGCGCGTTCGCCGACCGTACTGATGGTGGCCGAATGAATATTCAAATCCAATTCCCTGAATGCACTGGCAATTTGTTCCATAAACTCACTGGTGTCTAATGCTGATACATTGACTAAGCTACGGGTCGATTTACGTGAATGCAAAAATTCGATATTGGGCTGATTATCGAAACTCTGATGTCGCCTCGACTGGCGTTTTTTCGGTAAATTAATACCTTTATCCAGCACCTGATGTAACTTGTTGATGACTTGTTCACGACGCTGTGCACTGGTAATTGGCTTTTCATCAAAATCGAGTACTTTAAATGACTCAACCACATAACCGTCTTTAGTTCGGGCTATTTGTGCCTGTTTCACCGAAATACGTAATGTCGCTAATGTATTGAATAATTTTACAAACAATCCGTGTCTGTCTTTGGTGTAAACAAACACGTCACTGCAACCTTTTACCACGACATCGTCGAGTAAAATTAGCGTGTTGTATTGATTGTCTGTTACAGGCGTAAGATCGTGGTTAATCATCGCTTGGGTGTATCTGGCGATATCATCCGCTTCGGCATTACTGAAAAAGGCGATAGGTAAACGACGCCATAATTTTTTGATATCGTCACTGCGATCGTCATCTGTGGCTAATAAATTCAGTGCTTCTTGCTTGTGTTCCCGTACCAAAGTACGCAGTTGCAGAATATTTTCAAAACCATTGCGCAGTGCTTTACGAGTAACAAAATACAAATCTTTTAATAGTGACGCTTTCCAGTCATTCCACAGATCATCATTGGTTGCCTGAATGTCGGCAATGGTCAGGCAGTACAGGGCGTCTAAACGGGTTAAGGTACCTACTTTTTTGGCAAAAGCATTCACGACATCAGGATCATAAATATCCATGCGTTGTGAGGTAATAGACATTAACAAATGATTTTCTACTAGCCAGCAAATCAGTTTCTCTTGTGACACTTTTAAGCCATGAAACTTAGCAAATAAATTGGCATCAACAGCACCGAGTTTACTATGGTCACCGCCACGGCCTTTGGCTAAATCATGAAACAATGCAGCAAATAACAGCGTCGACTTATTAGACATTTTTTGATAAATATCAGCGGCTAATGCCAGATCTTTATCCAACGTTTTGATGTCGTTTCCGTAGAGATATATATTTTTAAGCACCTTGTGGGTGTGCTCATCGACTGTATAGGCATGGAATAAGTCAAACTGCATCTGGCCAACAACTTCACGCCATTGCGGTAAATAAGAGGCTAAAATACCGTGTTGATGCATCAAGGTGATGGCGAGTCCCATGCCTTGAGGGTGAACAAATATCGCTTTAAATTGCTCTCGACAACGCTGAAAATCTTGTAAATCACCCATTAAACGACGTCTTACTTGGCGTAAAGATCGTAAGGTTTCTGCGGTAATACCGATTATTTTGTCGTGATGAATCGCGATAAACTCAAATAACGCCATAATTTGGGTGCGATCGATAAATACGGTTTCGTCGCGAACGTGAATGTACTTATCAACAATTTCAAAATTATCGTTAATCGCGATTATTTGTGGATTGAGCTCTGGAATAATTTCTCGTTGGAAATACGCCATTAAAATTTTGTTTAACTCGCTGATGCGCTTCATGGCGCGAAATAATTGGCGCATCATTTTTTCAATAGCAATATTGCCGCTTTCACCGATGGGCATACCATCACCAAAACCCATTAATTTAGCCACTTCAGCTTGGTATTGCAGTAATAAACGATTTTCAGAACGTTGGGCTGCTTGATGTAAGGCAAAGCGCACTCTAAATAAAAAGTGTTGGCACTCCATTAATTCAGCATATTCGTCATTAGTTAAAAAACCAAAGCGACGTAGTGATTGCATATTGGCAACGCCGAAATGTTTGCGAGCAACCCAGGTAAGGGTTTGAATATCACGCATACCACCTGGGCTGGTTTTAAGATTGGGTTCAATACTGTATGAGGTGCCTTGTGCTTTGGCATGGCGTTCTTGTTGTTCGCTGAGTTTGGCATTAAAAAACGCTTGGCTTTGCCATAAATCCTGGCCGTACAGTGCATTCAACACTTGCTGTTGGTGCTGACTATTACCGAATAAATGACGAATTTCCAGTAAACTGGTTGCAATGGTTACGTCATCCTTACACGCTTGGAATGTGTCAGTTAAACTGCGTACAGCGTGACCTAAATCGAGATTAAGATCCCAAAGTTGAGTCAGAAATTGGCTTACAGAAGCAGCTTCCGTAGGCGTTAATGGACCATCGTGAATAACGCAGATGTCGATATCAGAGAAAGGATGTAAGGTTTGCCGGCCGTAACCCCCAACTGCATTGAGCGAGATACGCGCGGGATCTAATTCGAAGGGTTGCCAAAGTTGGCATAATAGCGCATCGAAAAAATGTGATCGCTTATTCAAGGTGTCATTAATTGCACTTTGAAAAATGTTATCTTGTAAATATTGATCCAGTGACTTAATCGCCTGTTTTAATTCAGCGCTGGTCATATCTGGGCGCAAATCTGTACTAGCAGGTTGCGAAAGCATGTTACTCCTTAATGTTTTTGCCTTTTAACAGAATAAGGTATTCTTAAACAAATTGGTATCATTCTATATTGGTGAAGTTTTATGGTGTCTAAACGAGGTCGACTGGACCAATTTATTGCTGGTACGTTACAAATCCCCAAAAAAGCGGTTCGGCTATTGTTAGTCACCAATAAAGTGCTTGTTGATGGCCAGTTTGCTAAGTCACCAGACTTACAAATTGATGAGTTTACTCATATTGAATGTAATGGTGTGGTGCTGCGTCAATATCAAAAACAGTACTATATGCTTAATAAACCTGATGGGGTAGTAAGTGCAACCATTGATGATAAACATGCAACAGCATTAGGATTAATGACCGGGGTTAACACTGAAATGTTGCATATTGCCGGTAGATTAGATTTACATTCTACCGGGTTATTATTATTAACCAACGACGCTAAATGGTCCGAAGCATTAATGTCGCCGCAGCATAAAGTCGACAAACAGTATCTGGTAACCTTAGCTAATCCGCTAGAACAAGGGTATGTAGAGGCATTCGCCAAAGGGATGTATTTTGAATTTGAAGACATCACCACATTACCGGCACAACTCACGGTATTATCAAGTCATCAAGCTCGGGTGGTGTTGCGTGAAGGTAAGTACCATCAAATTAAGCGAATGTTTGGTCGTTTTAGAAATCCGGTGGTGGCGCTGCATCGTGAATCTATTGGTGAAATCGTGCTTGATAGCCAGTTAGCGTTGGGTGAATTTCGTTCATTAACAAAAGCTGAAGTTGATAGCATTTTTCAGCACTAGATCAATTTTTTTTATTTGGATACATGTTAATTTAATCGCCTCATTACAGCAGATTAGGTGATATGTGGATATTCAAGCACTGAAAAAAGTCAGCGAATTAGATGTATTTAGTTTGTTGGTGTTTAAGCTCATTTACGAAACCGGCTTTGCTAATTTTGCAGCCAAAGAGCTTGCTGTATCCGCGCCAAAAATTAGTCGATGTTTAACATCATTAAGGGCTATTTTTAATGACGAATT
The nucleotide sequence above comes from Shewanella sp. Arc9-LZ. Encoded proteins:
- the glnD gene encoding [protein-PII] uridylyltransferase, whose protein sequence is MLSQPASTDLRPDMTSAELKQAIKSLDQYLQDNIFQSAINDTLNKRSHFFDALLCQLWQPFELDPARISLNAVGGYGRQTLHPFSDIDICVIHDGPLTPTEAASVSQFLTQLWDLNLDLGHAVRSLTDTFQACKDDVTIATSLLEIRHLFGNSQHQQQVLNALYGQDLWQSQAFFNAKLSEQQERHAKAQGTSYSIEPNLKTSPGGMRDIQTLTWVARKHFGVANMQSLRRFGFLTNDEYAELMECQHFLFRVRFALHQAAQRSENRLLLQYQAEVAKLMGFGDGMPIGESGNIAIEKMMRQLFRAMKRISELNKILMAYFQREIIPELNPQIIAINDNFEIVDKYIHVRDETVFIDRTQIMALFEFIAIHHDKIIGITAETLRSLRQVRRRLMGDLQDFQRCREQFKAIFVHPQGMGLAITLMHQHGILASYLPQWREVVGQMQFDLFHAYTVDEHTHKVLKNIYLYGNDIKTLDKDLALAADIYQKMSNKSTLLFAALFHDLAKGRGGDHSKLGAVDANLFAKFHGLKVSQEKLICWLVENHLLMSITSQRMDIYDPDVVNAFAKKVGTLTRLDALYCLTIADIQATNDDLWNDWKASLLKDLYFVTRKALRNGFENILQLRTLVREHKQEALNLLATDDDRSDDIKKLWRRLPIAFFSNAEADDIARYTQAMINHDLTPVTDNQYNTLILLDDVVVKGCSDVFVYTKDRHGLFVKLFNTLATLRISVKQAQIARTKDGYVVESFKVLDFDEKPITSAQRREQVINKLHQVLDKGINLPKKRQSRRHQSFDNQPNIEFLHSRKSTRSLVNVSALDTSEFMEQIASAFRELDLNIHSATISTVGERADNVFLLSNKDDQQLTPEQQQQLSATLMQAITTDE
- a CDS encoding 16S rRNA pseudouridine(516) synthase, which codes for MVSKRGRLDQFIAGTLQIPKKAVRLLLVTNKVLVDGQFAKSPDLQIDEFTHIECNGVVLRQYQKQYYMLNKPDGVVSATIDDKHATALGLMTGVNTEMLHIAGRLDLHSTGLLLLTNDAKWSEALMSPQHKVDKQYLVTLANPLEQGYVEAFAKGMYFEFEDITTLPAQLTVLSSHQARVVLREGKYHQIKRMFGRFRNPVVALHRESIGEIVLDSQLALGEFRSLTKAEVDSIFQH